Proteins from a single region of Aureibacter tunicatorum:
- a CDS encoding STAS/SEC14 domain-containing protein, whose amino-acid sequence MLEVTPFTDTRIIGFKLNGKIDKNGIVKLSELLENKKGYDGLLILGEIEDIGGFEDIQSFLELVGVKIKAIGNVKKYAVVTEKKWIDKMVDFFRSMKLLQIEIEHFSPDEKEKALKWLLD is encoded by the coding sequence ATGTTGGAAGTTACACCGTTTACGGATACAAGAATAATAGGCTTTAAGCTTAATGGAAAAATTGATAAAAATGGCATAGTAAAGCTTTCAGAATTGTTGGAAAATAAGAAGGGCTATGATGGCTTGCTTATTTTAGGGGAAATAGAAGACATTGGAGGTTTTGAGGATATTCAGTCTTTTTTGGAATTAGTGGGGGTGAAGATCAAGGCGATTGGAAATGTCAAGAAATATGCTGTAGTGACGGAAAAGAAATGGATAGACAAGATGGTGGATTTTTTTAGGTCTATGAAGTTGTTGCAGATCGAAATAGAGCATTTTTCTCCCGATGAAAAAGAAAAAGCTTTGAAATGGCTGCTTGATTGA
- a CDS encoding cob(I)yrinic acid a,c-diamide adenosyltransferase yields MKIYTKSGDKGKTGVYGGKREFKDSARIECNGEIDEMNSTIGLLRSKLSSDHPWQDNLYKIQKDLMDMMSHLARPSDSKIPISVPKPIDGAEFCEKWIDELESNISSPSEYFLLPGGNEISALCHVCRTQIRRAERRLITLTKEDPDCVEDYISAYINRMSDLFFTLSRAEMDKEGVEEERWNLFIYKK; encoded by the coding sequence ATGAAGATTTATACGAAATCGGGAGATAAAGGGAAAACAGGAGTTTATGGAGGTAAGAGAGAGTTCAAGGATTCCGCTAGAATAGAATGCAATGGTGAAATCGATGAAATGAACTCAACGATAGGCCTGTTGAGAAGCAAGTTAAGCTCTGATCATCCTTGGCAAGACAATTTGTATAAGATTCAGAAAGACTTGATGGATATGATGTCACATTTGGCCAGACCGTCTGATTCAAAGATTCCTATTTCTGTACCCAAGCCGATTGATGGAGCGGAGTTTTGTGAAAAATGGATTGATGAACTGGAGTCGAATATATCGTCTCCCTCGGAATATTTCTTATTGCCTGGAGGAAATGAGATTTCAGCGTTGTGCCATGTTTGCAGAACTCAGATTAGAAGAGCGGAAAGAAGGTTGATTACTTTGACGAAGGAAGATCCAGATTGTGTGGAGGATTATATAAGCGCTTATATAAACAGAATGTCGGATTTGTTTTTTACGCTAAGCAGAGCTGAAATGGATAAAGAAGGAGTGGAAGAGGAAAGATGGAATCTTTTTATCTATAAAAAATAA
- a CDS encoding TonB family protein, with amino-acid sequence MELKKNPQHNLLEKRNMFLGIGLCLSLGMSLVAMEWKSPYYTRIDNSVTMEDPVEETLFIQPTKMDSPVPPKPEPMKMEKPEPKPSNNVNIVVDEAASSLLDDYNIDKGDIDVIDDVDDPATGIEALPDEKVEDYVYFAEEMATFKKGGMKGFYKYISRHLKYPKAAKSRGIEGRVFVEFIIDKQGNLTNAKVLKGIDESCDAEALRVIKSSPQWHAAKQSGRAVKVKMTIPIIFDLK; translated from the coding sequence ATGGAACTTAAAAAGAACCCTCAACACAATTTATTAGAAAAAAGAAACATGTTTCTTGGCATTGGATTATGCCTGTCTTTAGGCATGTCATTAGTCGCAATGGAATGGAAATCTCCATATTACACAAGAATTGACAACTCAGTGACAATGGAAGACCCTGTGGAAGAAACGTTATTTATTCAGCCCACGAAAATGGACAGTCCTGTTCCTCCAAAGCCTGAGCCGATGAAAATGGAAAAGCCTGAGCCTAAGCCAAGCAACAACGTAAACATTGTAGTGGATGAAGCAGCCTCCTCATTATTAGATGATTACAATATTGACAAAGGTGATATTGATGTAATAGATGACGTAGATGATCCAGCAACTGGAATAGAAGCTTTGCCGGATGAAAAGGTTGAGGATTACGTATATTTTGCTGAAGAAATGGCTACTTTCAAAAAAGGCGGAATGAAAGGTTTTTACAAATATATCTCGCGTCACTTGAAATACCCTAAAGCTGCTAAAAGCAGAGGAATAGAGGGAAGAGTATTCGTGGAGTTCATCATTGACAAACAAGGAAACCTAACCAATGCAAAAGTACTCAAAGGCATCGATGAAAGCTGCGACGCAGAGGCATTGAGAGTTATTAAAAGTTCTCCTCAATGGCATGCTGCCAAACAAAGTGGCAGAGCAGTGAAAGTAAAGATGACTATACCCATCATATTTGACCTAAAATAA
- a CDS encoding DUF4197 domain-containing protein, translating into MKKIFYLICLWSFSFAACTEDDVDNLLNQLLSPASLSEAEIVDGLKTALEVGAENSVQSLSAQDGFFKDEAVKILLPEEVSTLLEAANEAGLGSQLSIVVDPLVESLNRSAEDAVMEAGPIFVQAITDMTVSDGLGILTGEDDAATQYLEDKTYDSLQVKFSDKIKTSLSKPLLGESSFNSLWPAFVSKYNVVVDAYNLTTLLNPSKEPLERIEQSDLSMYVTGKALDGMFLKIADEEGKIRKDPLARVEEILQKVFGTLDEN; encoded by the coding sequence ATGAAAAAAATATTTTACTTGATTTGTCTATGGAGTTTTAGCTTTGCGGCATGCACTGAAGATGATGTTGATAATTTGCTCAATCAACTGCTTTCTCCCGCAAGTTTAAGCGAGGCGGAAATTGTTGATGGCTTGAAAACCGCTTTGGAAGTTGGCGCTGAAAACTCTGTACAGTCATTGTCTGCTCAAGACGGCTTTTTCAAAGACGAGGCGGTAAAGATTCTTTTGCCGGAAGAAGTATCAACTTTGCTGGAGGCAGCCAATGAGGCAGGCTTGGGAAGTCAGTTGAGCATTGTAGTAGATCCTTTGGTGGAAAGTTTAAATCGTTCGGCTGAAGACGCAGTGATGGAGGCTGGGCCAATATTCGTACAGGCAATTACAGACATGACTGTTAGCGATGGCTTGGGAATATTGACAGGAGAAGATGATGCTGCTACTCAATATTTGGAGGATAAGACTTATGATAGCTTACAGGTGAAGTTTTCTGATAAAATTAAAACATCTCTTTCAAAACCGTTATTGGGAGAAAGCTCTTTTAATTCCCTTTGGCCGGCGTTTGTTTCCAAGTACAATGTTGTGGTGGATGCTTATAACTTGACAACTCTATTAAATCCATCAAAAGAACCATTGGAAAGAATTGAGCAAAGCGATTTGAGCATGTACGTTACAGGCAAGGCGCTTGACGGCATGTTTTTGAAAATTGCAGATGAAGAGGGTAAGATAAGAAAAGATCCTTTGGCAAGAGTGGAAGAGATATTGCAAAAGGTATTTGGGACTTTGGATGAGAATTAA
- a CDS encoding SelT/SelW/SelH family protein, giving the protein MKKAKIEIKYCTGCKWMLRAAWMQQELLQTFEKEIESISLLPEKETGGVFDIKVNGAIVFSYKVSKRFPQPKEIKQHIRDIISPQKDLGHIDR; this is encoded by the coding sequence ATGAAAAAAGCGAAAATTGAAATCAAATATTGCACAGGATGCAAATGGATGCTTAGAGCCGCATGGATGCAACAAGAACTTCTTCAAACTTTCGAGAAAGAAATTGAATCCATCAGCTTATTGCCCGAAAAGGAAACCGGAGGTGTTTTTGACATTAAAGTCAATGGAGCAATCGTTTTTTCATACAAAGTTTCTAAAAGGTTTCCACAGCCCAAGGAAATCAAACAACATATACGCGACATTATATCTCCTCAAAAAGATCTTGGTCACATCGATCGATAA
- a CDS encoding DNA polymerase III subunit gamma/tau, with the protein MENFVVSARKYRPTTFESVVGQQHITTTLKNAIKSNHLAQAFLFCGPRGVGKTTNARILAKTINCTNLTDDVEACNQCDSCKAFNQNASFNVHELDAASNNSVDDIRNLVDQVRYAPQSGKYKVYIIDEVHMLSNQAFNAFLKTLEEPPEYAIFILATTEKHKIIPTILSRCQIFDFNRITVSDIAGHLAKIALKENIEAESDALHLIAQKADGALRDALSIFDLIVTFAGSKITYQDVVQNLHILDYDYYFRQTDSLISENISEALLIFNEILQKGFDGHNFLSGLAEHFRNLLVTKDAKTLQLMDVSETVKQRYLKQSNEASMSFLLSGLNILSKFELNYKNTKNQRLHVEICLMKLAHLNSAIQFGGNASPVEKKKVEPSVEAKTAAKPKAVAKSTEPLRGKTYSQTGNASSLSQTVSRPSDSSLRSTAKLPNLNQLKNKRTNPSSEQSANSGADSGQAPQYQSEQTQKEQPLSQEGLKQAWLAYSQELERSNNKTWLNVMKQPFTLNETTSVLTLELVSTVQLDFFERFRSELLTFLKSKLKNSSLTIQPVISERSQDNSRPYTPQEKLSYLQEHNKHVKKLQTALGLDVNF; encoded by the coding sequence ATGGAGAATTTCGTAGTTTCAGCGAGGAAGTACAGACCGACGACTTTTGAAAGCGTAGTGGGGCAACAGCACATTACGACAACGCTTAAGAATGCCATTAAAAGCAATCATCTAGCGCAAGCATTTTTGTTTTGCGGGCCAAGAGGAGTGGGCAAGACCACTAATGCTAGAATATTGGCCAAGACGATCAATTGCACTAATCTAACGGATGATGTTGAGGCGTGCAATCAGTGCGATTCCTGCAAAGCGTTTAATCAAAATGCGTCTTTCAATGTGCATGAGCTGGATGCTGCCTCCAATAATTCAGTGGACGATATCAGGAATTTGGTTGATCAAGTTCGTTATGCTCCCCAGTCCGGTAAATACAAAGTATATATCATTGACGAGGTTCATATGCTTTCCAATCAAGCATTCAATGCTTTTTTGAAAACTTTGGAAGAACCTCCTGAGTATGCGATCTTCATATTGGCGACAACGGAAAAACACAAAATCATTCCAACGATTTTGTCTCGTTGCCAGATTTTTGACTTTAACAGAATCACTGTTAGCGATATCGCGGGCCATTTGGCGAAAATAGCTTTGAAGGAAAATATCGAAGCGGAATCTGATGCTTTGCATTTGATAGCACAAAAAGCGGATGGCGCCTTGCGTGATGCTTTGTCGATATTTGATTTGATCGTGACTTTCGCAGGGTCAAAAATCACTTATCAAGATGTAGTTCAAAATCTCCATATTTTGGATTATGATTACTATTTCAGGCAAACGGACAGCTTGATTAGTGAAAACATTAGCGAAGCTCTATTGATTTTCAATGAAATATTGCAGAAAGGCTTCGATGGGCATAATTTCCTAAGCGGATTGGCTGAGCATTTTAGAAACTTGCTTGTGACGAAAGATGCAAAGACGTTGCAACTGATGGATGTTTCCGAAACAGTTAAGCAACGATATTTAAAACAATCAAATGAAGCCTCTATGTCGTTTCTTCTGTCCGGCTTGAATATCCTTTCTAAATTTGAGCTGAATTATAAGAATACAAAAAATCAGAGATTGCATGTTGAGATATGCTTGATGAAATTGGCTCACTTGAATTCGGCGATACAATTTGGCGGAAATGCTTCGCCTGTCGAAAAAAAAAAAGTTGAGCCAAGTGTAGAAGCCAAAACGGCGGCTAAGCCAAAAGCTGTGGCAAAAAGCACGGAGCCATTAAGAGGGAAAACATATTCGCAGACAGGAAATGCTTCATCTCTGTCCCAAACAGTTTCCAGACCTTCCGATAGCTCTTTGAGATCTACGGCGAAATTACCGAATCTTAATCAGTTAAAAAACAAACGCACTAACCCTTCATCAGAGCAATCTGCTAACTCGGGAGCTGATTCAGGACAAGCTCCTCAGTACCAATCAGAGCAAACGCAAAAAGAACAACCTTTGTCTCAAGAAGGGCTTAAGCAGGCTTGGTTGGCTTATTCTCAAGAGCTCGAAAGAAGCAATAATAAAACATGGCTCAATGTTATGAAGCAACCATTTACTTTAAATGAGACAACTTCGGTATTGACATTGGAATTGGTGAGTACTGTCCAGCTTGATTTTTTTGAAAGATTCAGAAGCGAACTATTGACCTTTTTGAAGTCAAAATTAAAAAATAGCTCTTTGACTATTCAACCCGTAATATCAGAAAGAAGCCAAGACAACTCCAGACCATATACACCGCAAGAGAAACTATCGTATCTTCAAGAACATAATAAACATGTAAAAAAATTGCAAACAGCTTTAGGCTTGGATGTTAATTTTTAA
- a CDS encoding HAD family hydrolase yields MNKCVFLDRDGVLNVERGEYTYKTSDFVVEIGVAESLNKLKAAGFLLIVITNQAGIAKGLYEKEDVLKCHQKLQSETGNQIDALYYSPYHPLQTESLTRKPDSLMFEKAIAKFNIDPAQSWMIGDKERDIVPANKLGIQGILISDLNDESLATAICSTLPEAAEIILNSDQS; encoded by the coding sequence ATGAACAAGTGTGTGTTTTTAGATAGAGACGGTGTTTTGAATGTTGAAAGAGGAGAATATACTTATAAAACATCCGACTTTGTAGTTGAGATAGGAGTTGCCGAATCTCTAAATAAGCTCAAAGCCGCCGGGTTTCTCTTGATTGTCATCACCAATCAAGCTGGCATTGCAAAGGGCCTGTACGAAAAAGAAGATGTATTAAAGTGCCATCAAAAACTGCAAAGCGAAACGGGAAATCAAATTGACGCATTGTATTACTCGCCTTATCATCCTCTACAGACCGAATCATTGACTCGCAAACCAGACTCATTGATGTTCGAAAAAGCCATCGCAAAGTTCAACATAGATCCTGCTCAATCTTGGATGATTGGGGACAAAGAAAGAGATATCGTTCCAGCCAACAAATTGGGAATCCAAGGTATTTTAATATCCGACTTGAATGACGAAAGTTTAGCAACTGCCATTTGTTCAACTTTGCCTGAGGCTGCAGAAATTATTCTAAACTCAGACCAAAGCTAA
- a CDS encoding polyprenol monophosphomannose synthase: MKENLVIIPTYNEIENIEAIIKAVMELEVEFHVLIVDDGSPDGTAAKVKNLQKVFDKRLHLIEREGKLGLGTAYIRGFQYAIEQGYEFVYEMDADFSHNPKDLVRLHDACARQGNDLAIGSRYVTGVNVVNWPMSRVLMSYFASKYVKFITGLPVNDATAGFKCYRISVLKKINLDKINFVGYAFQIEMKFLTWKYGFKIIEVPIIFTDRTLGTSKMSSGIFKEAFFGVMKLRLGSMFKKYA; the protein is encoded by the coding sequence ATGAAGGAAAATTTAGTAATAATTCCCACTTATAATGAAATAGAGAATATCGAAGCTATCATCAAGGCAGTGATGGAGTTGGAAGTAGAGTTTCATGTGTTAATTGTGGATGATGGATCGCCGGACGGTACTGCTGCTAAAGTCAAGAACCTTCAAAAAGTGTTTGACAAAAGGCTTCATTTGATAGAAAGGGAAGGCAAATTAGGGCTTGGAACAGCTTATATTAGAGGTTTTCAATACGCTATTGAGCAAGGTTATGAGTTCGTCTATGAAATGGATGCCGACTTTTCGCACAACCCCAAGGACTTGGTCAGGTTGCATGACGCTTGCGCTCGTCAGGGCAACGATCTTGCGATTGGATCAAGGTATGTTACTGGAGTAAATGTGGTGAACTGGCCTATGAGCAGGGTTTTGATGTCTTATTTCGCCAGCAAATATGTGAAATTCATTACTGGCTTGCCTGTAAATGATGCTACGGCAGGATTTAAGTGTTATAGAATCTCTGTGTTGAAAAAGATTAATTTGGATAAGATCAACTTTGTGGGTTATGCTTTTCAAATCGAAATGAAATTCTTGACATGGAAGTATGGCTTTAAGATTATTGAAGTTCCGATCATATTTACAGACAGAACCTTGGGAACATCAAAGATGTCAAGCGGGATTTTCAAGGAGGCGTTCTTTGGCGTGATGAAATTAAGGCTTGGAAGCATGTTTAAAAAATATGCTTAG
- the lon gene encoding endopeptidase La translates to MTDERENGNMNQEEKAPLDLQLVNTVLPEDIAIMPIYPKPIFPEINLPISFVGEKHVTQIDIINEKYDGIMGLVLPKEHDENKQPVSFYEVGCVVRILKILKVTPGHSEVLVESIKRFTRRSEVGNDDLLRWRVSYYDEPSIGNDQELRGYLMAISSEVKELVNYNSIFQEQLKMLLTQFSFEHPGRMIDTIAYILAPEAEKLQSILETFDIKKRADILLRLLKEDIEVAKLQDKINKNIQETASKQQKEYFLREQLKAIKKELGIEKEDKESDVEKIEQKLEKLKLNEDAKKVVDSELDKLKMINVESPEYAVSRNYLELITDLPWGVYSEDNTDLKEARGILDRDHYGLKDVKNTILEFLNTIIRKGTVSGSILCLVGPPGVGKTSIGKSIANALHRKFFRFSLGGMRDEAEIKGHRKTYIGAMPGKIIQSLKRVGTANPVIMLDEIDKVGASYQGDPASALLEVLDPEQNSDFLDHYLDVPFDLSKILFITTANQLDTIPQPLLDRMEVIRLSGYVKEEKLEIAEHYLIPHQYKENGIAESELKIPKDVLDQIIDKYAREAGVRNLEKQIRKLMRKASLKITEEGLSKIDVNVGNLEEFLGKPVFHTEKLYNTNQVGVVLGLAYTSYGGSTLYIEASGIKSSSAGFKQTGQLGDVMKESTELAYSYVRSLITKQNADNHYFDEHFVHVHIPEGATPKDGPSAGITLALALYSLAIETPVRNDVAMTGELTLTGKVLPIGGLKEKILAAKRVNIKELIVPKENEKDFIELDEFIKEDVKIHFVDHFEEVLKIALEGHF, encoded by the coding sequence ATGACAGACGAGAGAGAGAATGGCAATATGAATCAGGAGGAGAAAGCTCCATTGGATTTGCAATTGGTGAATACAGTGTTGCCTGAGGATATTGCGATTATGCCGATTTATCCCAAACCGATTTTTCCTGAAATCAACTTACCAATATCTTTTGTTGGAGAAAAACATGTTACACAGATTGATATCATCAATGAAAAATATGATGGCATCATGGGACTTGTATTGCCTAAAGAGCATGACGAGAACAAACAGCCTGTGTCATTTTATGAAGTAGGTTGCGTTGTCAGGATTTTGAAGATTTTGAAGGTAACGCCGGGACATTCGGAAGTTCTTGTGGAAAGTATAAAGAGGTTCACTCGAAGAAGCGAAGTTGGGAACGATGATTTATTGAGATGGAGGGTTAGCTATTATGATGAGCCAAGCATTGGCAATGATCAGGAATTGAGAGGCTATTTGATGGCAATCAGTTCTGAGGTCAAAGAGCTTGTCAATTATAACTCGATCTTTCAAGAACAACTGAAGATGCTTCTAACGCAGTTTTCATTTGAACATCCGGGTAGAATGATTGATACCATCGCCTATATTTTAGCGCCAGAGGCTGAAAAGCTTCAGTCTATATTGGAGACTTTTGATATTAAGAAGAGAGCGGATATTCTATTGAGACTATTGAAAGAGGACATTGAAGTTGCAAAGCTTCAAGATAAAATCAATAAGAATATCCAGGAAACAGCTTCAAAGCAGCAAAAAGAGTACTTTCTAAGAGAGCAGCTTAAAGCTATCAAGAAAGAGCTTGGAATAGAAAAAGAGGATAAGGAAAGCGATGTTGAAAAGATTGAGCAAAAGCTTGAAAAGCTGAAGCTTAATGAAGATGCGAAAAAGGTGGTCGACAGTGAGTTGGACAAGCTTAAAATGATCAATGTGGAATCTCCAGAATATGCGGTTTCCAGAAATTATCTTGAGTTGATAACCGACCTGCCTTGGGGCGTTTATTCGGAAGATAATACAGATCTCAAGGAGGCTAGAGGTATTTTGGATAGAGATCATTATGGCTTGAAAGATGTTAAAAATACGATTTTAGAGTTTTTGAATACGATCATAAGAAAAGGCACCGTTTCAGGAAGCATTTTGTGCTTAGTAGGACCCCCGGGTGTTGGGAAAACGTCGATAGGAAAATCCATAGCAAATGCTTTGCATAGGAAGTTCTTTCGGTTTTCTTTGGGAGGAATGCGTGACGAGGCTGAGATCAAGGGCCATAGGAAAACATATATAGGGGCCATGCCCGGTAAGATTATTCAAAGCTTGAAGAGAGTCGGAACAGCGAATCCAGTAATTATGCTGGATGAAATTGATAAAGTAGGGGCTAGCTATCAAGGCGATCCTGCTTCTGCTCTTTTGGAAGTTTTGGACCCAGAGCAAAACTCTGATTTTCTTGATCACTATTTGGATGTGCCTTTTGACTTGTCAAAAATATTATTCATAACAACAGCGAATCAGTTGGATACAATTCCTCAACCGCTTTTGGATAGAATGGAAGTGATCAGACTTTCGGGGTATGTAAAAGAAGAAAAACTTGAAATAGCGGAGCATTACCTTATACCTCATCAATATAAGGAAAACGGCATTGCAGAAAGTGAGCTCAAAATACCCAAGGATGTTTTGGATCAAATCATCGATAAATATGCCCGTGAAGCAGGAGTTAGAAACTTGGAAAAGCAAATACGGAAACTGATGAGAAAGGCAAGCCTGAAGATTACAGAAGAGGGCTTGTCAAAAATTGACGTCAATGTGGGGAATCTCGAAGAGTTTTTAGGAAAGCCTGTATTCCATACGGAGAAATTATACAATACCAATCAAGTTGGAGTTGTATTGGGACTGGCTTACACTAGTTATGGAGGATCAACACTTTATATTGAAGCTTCAGGAATTAAGTCATCTTCTGCCGGATTCAAGCAAACTGGACAGCTTGGCGACGTGATGAAAGAATCAACGGAGTTGGCATATTCATATGTAAGATCATTGATCACTAAACAAAATGCGGATAACCATTATTTTGATGAGCACTTTGTGCATGTGCATATACCAGAAGGAGCAACGCCAAAAGATGGTCCTTCGGCAGGTATAACTTTAGCTCTGGCTTTGTATTCTTTGGCGATAGAAACTCCTGTTAGAAATGATGTGGCTATGACTGGCGAATTAACTTTGACAGGCAAGGTGCTTCCTATTGGCGGATTGAAGGAAAAGATTTTAGCTGCAAAACGAGTGAATATAAAAGAGCTGATTGTGCCGAAGGAAAATGAAAAAGACTTTATAGAGTTGGATGAATTTATCAAAGAAGATGTGAAAATTCATTTTGTGGATCACTTTGAAGAGGTTTTGAAAATCGCTTTGGAGGGACACTTTTAA
- a CDS encoding ArnT family glycosyltransferase, translated as MISQEIDIENTQISNARDLYGQHDKKFLFWSLGIWFAINIIQSLFTELHDDEAYYWTWIENLDWGFFDHPPMVALLIKAGYSIFNNELGVRLLTVTLGTLSIYQIWLIVRDEVGDIRFFVYAVFSLTLLQVYGFITTPDVPLFFFGSLFFLVYKKYLKDDSFVNSLLLAAVISLMLYSKYHAVLLVFFTLISNIKLLTKPSFWMVFGLSILLYTPHIYWQYANDFPTINYHLFGRSLRAFQWSNTFEFIGSQLGVLCFTGLLSFYGAVVFKPKNSFDRSLKFNFIGIFVFFLISTFKGRVEAHWTYLAMLPMVILGLKHFADNEKVKGWYAKLFMFSAVVFILMRIILIVDFPFLKSPVITAFHHWKSLGPKIDQNAKGLPVVFKDSFQKPSKYMFYGQSKAFVLNGMKYRKNHFDMSSAEDYFQGKDVYFVLQSNKHEYASDSISEDEKYYFGGVIENFRSYQKVKVIATNIEKEYERGVGITLDLEISNPYAYDLDFNANNELHPYLTYSFANDQREFFKGEKPLELKKQELESQEKFYQQMSLTIPEEPGVYQLRLMLENRLVDGLNSPLYKIVVK; from the coding sequence ATGATTTCTCAAGAAATAGATATTGAAAATACACAAATTTCAAATGCTCGAGATTTATATGGTCAACATGATAAGAAATTCTTGTTTTGGTCATTGGGCATATGGTTCGCAATTAATATCATTCAGTCATTATTTACGGAACTTCATGATGATGAAGCTTATTATTGGACATGGATTGAGAATTTAGATTGGGGCTTTTTTGATCATCCGCCGATGGTCGCTTTGTTGATAAAAGCGGGCTATTCAATTTTTAATAATGAGCTTGGCGTGAGATTGTTGACAGTGACATTAGGAACGTTGTCAATTTATCAGATTTGGCTTATTGTAAGAGACGAGGTAGGAGATATTAGATTTTTTGTATATGCGGTGTTTTCATTGACATTGCTCCAAGTCTATGGTTTCATAACCACGCCTGATGTCCCTCTTTTCTTTTTTGGATCATTGTTTTTTCTCGTTTATAAGAAGTATTTGAAAGATGACTCTTTCGTTAATTCACTTTTGTTGGCGGCAGTAATTTCTCTGATGCTTTACAGTAAATATCACGCTGTTTTATTGGTGTTTTTTACTTTGATTTCGAATATTAAATTATTGACTAAGCCAAGCTTTTGGATGGTTTTTGGATTGTCGATACTGTTATATACCCCCCATATTTATTGGCAATATGCTAATGACTTTCCAACAATAAATTATCATCTTTTTGGTCGATCGCTCAGAGCTTTTCAGTGGAGCAATACATTTGAATTTATCGGAAGCCAATTAGGAGTACTATGCTTTACAGGTCTATTGTCATTTTATGGCGCTGTGGTTTTTAAACCGAAAAATAGTTTTGACAGATCTCTTAAATTCAACTTTATAGGCATTTTCGTTTTTTTCTTAATATCGACATTCAAAGGCAGAGTTGAAGCGCATTGGACTTATTTGGCAATGTTGCCAATGGTAATATTGGGATTGAAACACTTTGCGGACAATGAAAAAGTTAAGGGGTGGTATGCAAAGCTTTTCATGTTTTCCGCTGTTGTTTTTATTTTGATGAGAATAATTTTGATTGTGGATTTTCCATTCTTGAAGTCTCCTGTGATTACGGCATTTCATCATTGGAAAAGCTTGGGTCCTAAGATTGATCAAAATGCTAAAGGCTTGCCTGTTGTGTTTAAAGACTCTTTTCAAAAGCCTTCCAAGTATATGTTCTATGGACAAAGCAAAGCATTTGTGCTTAATGGAATGAAGTATCGGAAGAATCATTTTGATATGAGTTCGGCTGAAGATTATTTCCAGGGAAAAGATGTTTATTTTGTATTGCAATCCAACAAGCATGAATATGCTTCGGATTCTATTTCAGAGGATGAGAAGTATTATTTTGGCGGTGTGATCGAGAATTTCAGAAGCTATCAGAAAGTCAAGGTTATTGCCACAAATATTGAAAAAGAGTACGAGAGAGGTGTTGGAATTACTCTTGACTTAGAAATTAGCAATCCCTACGCTTATGATTTGGACTTTAATGCTAATAATGAATTACACCCGTATTTGACATATTCATTCGCGAATGATCAAAGAGAGTTTTTCAAAGGAGAAAAGCCACTGGAATTGAAAAAACAGGAACTTGAAAGCCAGGAGAAGTTTTATCAACAGATGAGTTTGACGATACCAGAAGAGCCTGGAGTTTATCAACTGCGATTGATGCTAGAGAATCGATTAGTTGATGGCTTGAATAGCCCTTTATATAAAATAGTAGTAAAATAA